From a single Vibrio tubiashii genomic region:
- the gspE gene encoding type II secretion system ATPase GspE, translating to MDVELNPSFKRLPFSFANRFKLVLEPADSGLVLYYIAPISVQALIEVKRVCGQSFTLQALSKEAFDGKLTEAYQRDSSEARQLMEDIGADNDDFFSLAEDLPQDEDLLESEDDAPIIKLINAMLGEAIKEGASDIHIETFEKSLSIRFRIDGVLRDVLSPSRKLAPLLVSRVKVMAKLDIAEKRVPQDGRISLRIGGRAVDVRVSTMPSSHGERVVMRLLDKNATRLDLHSLGMTEANHNAFRQMIARPHGIILVTGPTGSGKSTTLYAGLTEINSNERNILTVEDPIEFDIDGIGQTQVNPKVDMTFARGLRAILRQDPDVVMVGEIRDLETAQIAVQASLTGHLVMSTLHTNTAVGAITRLRDMGIEPFLISSSLLGVLAQRLVRTLCSDCKEPYEADKETKKLFGLKKKEDLTLYRACGCEACNYKGYRGRTGIHELLVIDEDVQTLIHSESGEQAIEKQIRQHTPSIRDDGLSKVRAGITSLEEVMRVTKEG from the coding sequence ATGGACGTCGAGTTAAATCCAAGCTTTAAACGCTTGCCGTTTAGTTTTGCCAATCGCTTTAAGCTTGTTTTAGAGCCTGCGGACAGTGGTTTAGTGCTTTACTATATCGCGCCGATTTCAGTGCAGGCTTTGATTGAAGTGAAGCGCGTGTGTGGTCAGTCTTTTACCTTGCAAGCGCTAAGCAAAGAAGCATTTGATGGCAAGTTAACTGAAGCTTATCAGCGTGACTCTTCGGAAGCGCGCCAACTGATGGAAGACATTGGTGCCGATAATGATGATTTCTTCTCTTTGGCGGAAGACTTACCGCAAGATGAAGACTTGCTTGAGTCAGAAGACGACGCACCAATCATCAAGCTTATCAACGCGATGTTGGGTGAGGCGATTAAAGAAGGGGCGTCAGATATTCATATCGAGACGTTTGAGAAAAGCCTCTCTATTCGATTCCGTATTGATGGCGTGTTACGTGATGTGCTCTCACCGAGCCGCAAGTTAGCGCCATTGCTTGTATCGCGTGTTAAGGTCATGGCCAAGCTTGATATCGCTGAAAAGCGTGTCCCACAAGATGGTCGTATCTCGTTGCGAATTGGTGGTCGTGCGGTCGATGTGCGTGTTTCAACGATGCCCTCTTCACACGGCGAACGTGTGGTAATGCGTCTACTAGACAAAAACGCGACGCGCTTGGATTTGCATAGTCTTGGTATGACAGAAGCCAACCACAACGCCTTCCGTCAGATGATTGCTCGCCCGCACGGCATTATTTTGGTCACAGGTCCTACGGGTTCGGGTAAGTCGACCACCTTGTATGCTGGTCTGACAGAGATTAACAGCAATGAGCGCAATATCCTGACGGTCGAAGATCCGATTGAATTTGATATCGATGGTATTGGCCAAACTCAAGTTAATCCCAAAGTGGATATGACTTTTGCTCGTGGCTTACGTGCAATTTTGCGCCAAGACCCGGATGTGGTTATGGTGGGTGAGATTCGCGACTTAGAAACAGCGCAAATCGCGGTTCAGGCTTCTTTGACTGGTCACTTAGTGATGTCGACCTTACACACCAATACAGCCGTCGGTGCGATTACACGTCTGCGTGATATGGGCATTGAACCTTTCCTTATTTCTTCTTCTTTACTGGGTGTTTTGGCTCAGCGATTAGTGCGCACGCTATGTTCTGACTGTAAAGAGCCTTATGAAGCGGATAAAGAAACCAAAAAATTGTTTGGTTTGAAAAAGAAAGAGGACTTAACTCTCTACCGTGCCTGTGGCTGTGAAGCATGTAATTATAAAGGCTACCGCGGACGTACAGGCATTCATGAATTGCTTGTGATTGATGAAGATGTTCAGACCTTGATTCACAGTGAGTCAGGAGAGCAGGCGATTGAAAAGCAGATTCGTCAGCACACGCCGAGTATCCGAGATGATGGTCTAAGCAAAGTACGCGCGGGTATCACCTCGCTTGAAGAAGTGATGCGGGTGACCAAGGAAGGCTAA
- the gspF gene encoding type II secretion system inner membrane protein GspF: MAAFEYKALDAKGKTKKGVIEGDNARQVRARLKEQGLIPVEVSETRQKAKKQTSQATFQFKRGLSTPDLALITRQLATLVQSGMPLEECLKAVSEQSEKPRIRTMLLAVRSKVTEGYTLADSLADFPHVFDELFRSMVSAGEKSGHLDSVLERLADYAENRQKLRSKLQQAMIYPVVLVVFAVGIVAFLLAAVVPKIVGQFVQMGQELPQSTQFLLAASDFIQNWGLTLLVALIVVVYLVKFALSKPKLRLSWDRKVISMPLVGKIARGLNTSRFARTLSICTSSAIPILEGMRVAVDVMSNHYVKQQVLIATDNVREGASLRRALEQTKLFPPMMLHMIASGEQSGELEGMLTRAADNQDSNFESTINIALGIFTPALIALMAGLVLFIVMATLMPILEMNNLMSS; this comes from the coding sequence ATGGCGGCATTTGAATATAAAGCGCTCGATGCGAAAGGTAAGACCAAAAAAGGCGTTATCGAAGGTGATAATGCTCGTCAGGTGCGTGCCAGACTTAAAGAACAAGGCCTAATACCGGTTGAAGTGAGCGAAACAAGGCAGAAAGCGAAAAAGCAGACTAGCCAAGCGACGTTTCAGTTTAAACGGGGTTTAAGCACGCCTGATTTAGCCTTAATCACTCGTCAATTGGCGACTTTGGTTCAGTCCGGTATGCCGCTCGAAGAGTGTTTAAAAGCCGTATCTGAACAGTCAGAAAAACCGCGCATCCGTACTATGTTGCTTGCTGTCCGTTCCAAGGTGACGGAAGGTTATACCTTAGCCGACAGCTTGGCCGACTTTCCCCATGTCTTCGATGAGCTATTTCGCTCGATGGTTTCTGCAGGCGAAAAATCAGGGCATTTGGACTCAGTGCTAGAGCGTCTTGCTGATTATGCTGAAAACCGTCAAAAGCTACGTTCTAAATTGCAGCAAGCGATGATTTACCCAGTCGTGCTAGTGGTTTTCGCGGTCGGTATTGTGGCGTTCTTACTCGCCGCTGTTGTGCCTAAAATCGTGGGTCAGTTTGTCCAAATGGGCCAAGAGCTACCTCAATCGACTCAGTTCTTGCTTGCTGCCAGCGACTTTATCCAAAACTGGGGGCTTACCCTGCTTGTCGCTTTGATTGTTGTTGTCTACCTAGTTAAGTTTGCGCTTAGTAAGCCTAAGTTACGTTTGAGTTGGGATCGCAAAGTCATCTCGATGCCCTTGGTTGGCAAAATTGCCCGCGGTCTAAACACTTCGCGTTTTGCACGCACATTATCTATCTGTACTTCGAGCGCGATTCCAATTTTGGAAGGAATGCGCGTTGCAGTGGACGTTATGTCGAACCATTACGTTAAACAGCAGGTCTTAATCGCGACAGATAATGTTCGTGAAGGTGCTAGCTTACGCCGCGCTCTTGAGCAGACCAAATTGTTCCCACCCATGATGCTGCACATGATAGCCAGTGGTGAACAGAGTGGTGAGCTAGAAGGTATGCTGACTCGTGCTGCGGACAACCAAGACTCAAACTTTGAATCGACAATCAATATTGCACTGGGCATCTTTACTCCGGCTTTGATTGCTTTAATGGCGGGGTTGGTGCTGTTTATTGTTATGGCGACGCTAATGCCAATTTTAGAAATGAATAACTTAATGAGTTCATAA
- the gspG gene encoding type II secretion system major pseudopilin GspG — MNKKMKKQSGFTLLEVMVVVVILGILASFVVPNLLGNKEKADQQKAITDIVALENALDMYKLDNSVYPSTDQGLEALVTKPSSPEPRNYRDGGYIKRLPSDPWGNDYQYLSPGDHGNVDIFTLGADGQEGGEGANSDIGNWNIQDFQ; from the coding sequence ATGAACAAAAAAATGAAGAAACAGTCTGGCTTTACCTTGTTAGAAGTTATGGTTGTGGTGGTGATCCTAGGTATTTTGGCAAGCTTTGTCGTACCTAATTTGCTTGGGAACAAAGAAAAAGCGGATCAACAGAAAGCGATTACCGATATCGTTGCGCTAGAGAATGCGCTTGATATGTACAAGCTTGATAACAGCGTTTACCCGTCAACAGACCAAGGTTTAGAAGCGCTAGTGACTAAGCCTTCTAGCCCTGAGCCGCGCAACTACCGTGACGGTGGCTACATTAAGCGTCTACCTTCCGATCCATGGGGTAACGACTACCAATACTTGAGCCCAGGTGACCATGGTAATGTTGATATCTTTACGCTAGGTGCGGATGGTCAGGAAGGGGGCGAAGGTGCCAACTCTGATATCGGCAACTGGAATATTCAAGATTTTCAGTAA
- the gspH gene encoding type II secretion system minor pseudopilin GspH encodes MRRHSGFTLLEILLVLVLISLASVAVISTLPVNAEDGAKKQAQSLFYRVQLLNEEAMLSGNDFGLRVDEKKSRYHFMRLKSQGWQKLEQHHIPPETELADNLAIMLTLGGNVWNDQERLFKPGSLFDEDMFAEFEQENKKLPPPQVFIMSSGEVTPFSIAIYPQDSSAENDAWRIVAKENGQIILLAPGESDEES; translated from the coding sequence ATGCGTCGTCATTCTGGATTTACTCTGCTTGAGATATTGCTGGTATTGGTGCTGATTTCACTCGCATCCGTAGCGGTGATTTCTACCCTACCAGTCAATGCAGAAGACGGCGCAAAAAAGCAGGCTCAATCTTTGTTTTATCGGGTACAGCTGCTTAATGAAGAGGCGATGCTGAGTGGCAATGACTTTGGTCTGCGCGTTGATGAGAAGAAATCACGCTACCACTTTATGCGACTAAAATCGCAGGGGTGGCAAAAGCTTGAACAGCACCATATACCGCCCGAGACTGAGCTCGCGGATAACCTTGCCATCATGTTAACGCTAGGAGGCAACGTCTGGAACGACCAAGAGCGCTTGTTTAAACCCGGTTCGCTCTTTGACGAAGATATGTTCGCCGAGTTTGAACAAGAGAACAAAAAACTGCCACCACCACAAGTCTTCATTATGTCGAGCGGCGAAGTGACACCATTTTCTATTGCTATTTACCCGCAGGATAGTAGTGCTGAAAACGATGCATGGCGAATAGTGGCAAAAGAAAATGGTCAGATCATCTTGTTAGCACCTGGAGAAAGTGATGAAGAAAGCTAA
- the gspI gene encoding type II secretion system minor pseudopilin GspI, which produces MKKAKQGFTLLEVLVALAIFATAAIATIRSVSQHINTLNFLEEKTFAAMVADNQMAKVILSGSKPSKKKGKETLAQRDWFWTVEPVSTTGDMLQAFDVKVATSEKGSPVVTVRSYVPK; this is translated from the coding sequence ATGAAGAAAGCTAAGCAAGGCTTTACGCTTCTTGAGGTGTTGGTCGCGTTAGCGATCTTTGCTACTGCGGCTATAGCAACCATACGCTCGGTTAGCCAACATATTAATACGCTTAACTTTCTCGAAGAGAAAACTTTTGCGGCTATGGTGGCAGACAACCAAATGGCGAAGGTAATTTTATCTGGCAGTAAGCCAAGTAAGAAAAAAGGCAAAGAAACACTTGCACAGCGAGATTGGTTCTGGACAGTGGAACCCGTTTCCACCACAGGGGATATGCTACAAGCCTTTGATGTTAAAGTTGCGACCAGTGAAAAAGGATCGCCAGTGGTCACGGTGAGAAGCTATGTACCGAAATAG
- the gspJ gene encoding type II secretion system minor pseudopilin GspJ, with translation MYRNSLDRSQGFTLIEVLVAIAIFASLSVGAYQVLNQVQRSNEISMELSERLKTLQRALVFMDNDFRQMALRQARTNGEDPSPMLLQWKDYLLDSDTKGVMFVRAGWHNPQQQFPRGGISKVGYRIKDKQLQRVWWRYADTPAGQEGIVMPLLDGVEEFEMRFFDGKQWQKEWQTKFALPQAVALSLELEDYGKIERIYLTSGGTLELAEEQKQDG, from the coding sequence ATGTACCGAAATAGTCTTGATCGGTCACAGGGCTTTACCCTGATTGAAGTGCTAGTGGCGATTGCTATTTTTGCTAGCTTGAGTGTCGGGGCTTATCAGGTTCTCAATCAAGTTCAGCGCAGCAATGAAATTTCGATGGAGCTTAGTGAGCGATTGAAAACGCTGCAACGAGCCTTGGTGTTTATGGACAATGACTTTCGCCAAATGGCGCTGCGTCAAGCTCGTACCAATGGCGAAGACCCTTCTCCTATGTTGCTGCAATGGAAAGACTATTTACTCGACTCTGATACCAAAGGGGTGATGTTCGTTCGTGCGGGGTGGCACAACCCACAGCAACAGTTTCCGCGTGGTGGAATAAGCAAAGTCGGTTATCGGATTAAAGACAAGCAGCTGCAACGAGTGTGGTGGCGTTATGCGGACACACCTGCTGGGCAAGAAGGCATTGTGATGCCATTGCTCGATGGTGTGGAAGAGTTTGAGATGCGTTTTTTCGATGGCAAGCAGTGGCAGAAAGAGTGGCAAACTAAATTTGCTCTACCACAGGCGGTAGCGTTGAGCCTAGAGCTAGAAGATTATGGCAAAATTGAGCGTATCTATCTGACATCAGGTGGCACACTGGAGCTGGCTGAGGAGCAGAAGCAAGATGGTTAG
- the gspK gene encoding type II secretion system minor pseudopilin GspK: protein MVRKQRGVALIIVLLLLAVMVSIAASMADRLFSQFKRATNQINYQQAYWYSVGAEALAQAGLEQSFKDSDTINLSQPWALEEQTYPLDYGTLKGRLVDQQSCFNLNALSSLASTAGSDKSPYLVDVFQNLLEELEIENYQAETVAQSTWEYVDSNNSVNSTVGVEDSFYESMSPAYMAANSLMADSSELRAVNQVSGDVMEKVLPYVCAIPTTDLRLNVNTIKPEHAALLAALFQPALSVTQAKQVLENRPFDGWASVDDFLNEKEFANVTADARKEGKGYLAVTSAYFELDVELLVGDSRVRVRSLLFSSDKQTATVISRRFGGIGERVSDRSTDK from the coding sequence ATGGTTAGAAAGCAGCGCGGCGTCGCGCTTATTATCGTCCTGCTGCTGCTGGCGGTTATGGTCAGTATTGCTGCAAGCATGGCAGATCGTCTGTTTAGTCAGTTTAAACGAGCGACTAACCAGATCAATTATCAGCAAGCTTATTGGTATAGCGTCGGGGCTGAAGCATTGGCGCAGGCAGGTCTTGAACAAAGCTTTAAAGACTCAGATACGATTAACCTTTCGCAGCCATGGGCATTGGAAGAGCAAACTTACCCGTTGGACTATGGGACGCTAAAAGGCCGCTTAGTTGATCAGCAGTCCTGCTTTAACCTCAACGCTCTGTCGAGCTTAGCTTCGACAGCTGGGTCGGATAAGTCTCCATACTTGGTCGATGTCTTTCAAAACTTGCTCGAAGAGTTGGAAATTGAAAATTACCAAGCAGAAACAGTTGCTCAATCTACTTGGGAATACGTCGACAGCAATAACTCGGTTAACTCGACGGTTGGGGTTGAAGACAGCTTCTATGAGTCGATGTCTCCCGCCTATATGGCGGCAAATAGCCTGATGGCGGATAGCTCAGAGTTACGCGCGGTCAATCAGGTTTCGGGTGACGTGATGGAAAAAGTATTGCCTTACGTGTGTGCTATTCCAACCACTGATTTGAGATTAAATGTAAATACGATCAAGCCCGAGCATGCTGCATTGCTGGCAGCTTTGTTTCAACCTGCTCTTAGTGTCACTCAAGCTAAGCAGGTGTTGGAAAATCGCCCTTTTGACGGCTGGGCGAGTGTTGACGACTTTTTAAATGAGAAAGAGTTTGCCAACGTAACGGCTGATGCACGTAAAGAGGGCAAAGGCTATTTGGCTGTGACCAGTGCCTATTTCGAGTTGGATGTTGAATTATTAGTTGGGGACTCTCGCGTGAGAGTGCGCAGCTTGCTATTTAGTAGTGATAAACAAACTGCGACGGTCATTAGCCGTCGCTTCGGAGGTATCGGTGAACGAGTTTCTGATCGTTCGACTGACAAATAA
- the gspL gene encoding type II secretion system protein GspL, whose protein sequence is MNEFLIVRLTNNTAQAIQWLVWSESQKEVIASGELDSYQALPEIATYAEGRRTIVLLSAESLVLTDVEIPAGASRQLESMLPYVLEDDLAQDVDQLHFTILNKSQGQAQVCAVDSQWLEKVLMELGDIGCQIQKVMPDVLALPESEGLSAVEIGQQWLLKKSSYQGMSVESDWLSLVAQSEWVQQDEEFLPLTSYSALPASLELAEQQQWLNGEPKLVMQLLAEQAITSKINLLTGQFKPKSSFSRYWKIWQKVAVAAVLLLAVVVVDNVLKIQKYEAQASAYRTESERIFRQSLPGKTKIPTVSYLKREMEREASRLSGGSDGNELISLMVKLPPLLNQVPGLDLTSFKYDSGRNEVRLQAQSKDFQTFEKAAELMGSNFAVEQGQLNRSGSLVNGSFVLKPL, encoded by the coding sequence GTGAACGAGTTTCTGATCGTTCGACTGACAAATAATACCGCTCAGGCTATCCAGTGGTTAGTCTGGTCGGAGTCACAAAAGGAAGTGATTGCGAGCGGAGAGCTAGACAGTTATCAGGCACTGCCAGAGATCGCGACATACGCGGAAGGCCGTCGCACGATTGTTTTGTTGTCAGCAGAAAGCCTAGTGCTAACCGATGTAGAAATTCCTGCGGGTGCCAGTCGCCAGCTTGAATCTATGCTGCCCTATGTGCTTGAAGATGATTTAGCGCAGGATGTCGATCAACTGCATTTTACCATTCTAAACAAATCGCAAGGTCAAGCGCAGGTGTGTGCGGTGGATTCACAGTGGCTAGAAAAAGTCCTCATGGAGCTTGGCGATATTGGTTGTCAGATCCAAAAGGTAATGCCCGACGTATTGGCGCTTCCAGAGAGTGAAGGATTGTCTGCGGTTGAGATTGGTCAGCAATGGCTATTGAAGAAGTCTAGCTACCAAGGTATGTCGGTTGAGAGTGATTGGCTATCGCTGGTGGCTCAGTCTGAATGGGTACAGCAAGACGAAGAATTTCTACCGCTAACTTCATATTCGGCTTTGCCTGCTTCTCTTGAGCTTGCTGAACAGCAGCAGTGGCTGAACGGCGAGCCTAAGTTGGTGATGCAGTTACTCGCTGAACAAGCTATTACAAGCAAGATTAATCTTCTGACTGGTCAATTTAAGCCTAAATCGTCTTTCAGTCGCTATTGGAAAATCTGGCAAAAGGTTGCAGTTGCGGCAGTGTTGTTATTGGCGGTTGTGGTTGTCGATAATGTGCTTAAGATTCAAAAGTATGAAGCGCAGGCGAGTGCTTATCGTACGGAAAGTGAGCGTATTTTCCGCCAGTCCTTACCGGGTAAAACCAAGATTCCGACCGTGAGTTATCTAAAGCGTGAAATGGAGCGTGAAGCGAGTCGTTTATCTGGTGGCTCTGATGGCAATGAACTCATTAGTCTGATGGTGAAGCTGCCTCCTTTACTCAATCAAGTGCCGGGTTTAGATCTCACCAGTTTTAAGTATGACAGTGGACGTAATGAAGTTCGCTTACAAGCGCAAAGCAAAGATTTCCAAACCTTTGAAAAGGCTGCAGAGCTGATGGGCTCTAATTTTGCGGTCGAGCAGGGGCAACTTAACCGCTCAGGGAGCCTAGTCAATGGCTCTTTTGTTCTCAAGCCGTTGTGA
- a CDS encoding type II secretion system protein M, which yields MNKLVNTLQTWWLSISQREQRLVVACSLLVVIGGLYWGVVQPVAERANNAQMRIQSEKQLLSWVKDKADQISQYQGQGGRAVSSLPINQAVSSSVGRFKVELIRVQPRGEQFQVWVAPMPFNQFLNWITFLQETHGIKVVFLDIDKGSQDGMIEVNRLQLGRG from the coding sequence ATGAATAAATTGGTCAATACCTTACAAACTTGGTGGTTGAGTATTTCACAACGTGAGCAGCGCTTAGTGGTTGCTTGCTCCCTATTGGTGGTCATTGGTGGCCTGTATTGGGGCGTCGTTCAACCTGTCGCCGAGCGAGCAAATAACGCGCAAATGCGCATTCAAAGCGAGAAGCAACTGCTTTCTTGGGTGAAAGACAAAGCGGATCAGATCAGTCAATACCAAGGGCAGGGTGGCAGAGCGGTTTCTAGCCTACCTATCAACCAAGCGGTATCTTCAAGTGTTGGGCGCTTTAAAGTTGAGTTGATTCGTGTCCAACCGCGTGGCGAGCAGTTTCAGGTGTGGGTTGCGCCTATGCCGTTCAATCAGTTCTTAAATTGGATAACCTTTTTGCAAGAGACGCATGGAATCAAGGTGGTATTTCTTGATATCGATAAAGGAAGCCAAGACGGTATGATAGAAGTGAATCGACTCCAGCTTGGTAGAGGGTAA
- a CDS encoding type II secretion system protein N, translating into MKKTVLSGVFLSSVFVASAMVHLPAQFVVQYAPLPNQLSLIGVEGTVWQGSVHQVKWQNQNYGALNWQLNLAKLLTGTAEAQVRFGRGSDLSLQGRGIVGYSPSGLYAENLIASLPVEKVMQFAPSLPVPLELNGQVELSLRSYVYASPYCESAQGSVVWNTDTVGTPMSDLEVGPVIANFSCQSSSFDVVGEQKSNQVESGFTAKLNSDQSYTSSAWFKPQAEFPSAFQQQLKWLPTPADREGKFQFSYQGRL; encoded by the coding sequence GTGAAGAAAACAGTGTTATCGGGTGTGTTTCTTAGCTCCGTGTTTGTTGCTAGCGCTATGGTTCATTTACCCGCTCAGTTCGTAGTGCAATATGCGCCTCTGCCTAATCAACTCAGCTTGATTGGGGTTGAAGGAACTGTGTGGCAGGGCTCAGTGCACCAAGTGAAATGGCAAAACCAAAACTATGGCGCGCTAAATTGGCAGCTTAACCTTGCTAAGCTGTTAACTGGGACTGCAGAGGCTCAAGTGCGCTTCGGTCGTGGCAGTGATCTATCGCTTCAAGGTCGTGGAATTGTTGGTTATTCGCCAAGTGGTTTATACGCTGAGAATTTAATTGCTTCGCTGCCCGTTGAAAAAGTGATGCAGTTTGCACCTTCTCTGCCGGTGCCTTTAGAACTGAACGGGCAAGTAGAACTTAGCCTGCGCTCATACGTTTACGCGTCTCCTTATTGTGAGAGCGCCCAAGGAAGTGTGGTGTGGAATACCGATACTGTCGGAACGCCTATGTCTGACTTAGAAGTTGGCCCTGTGATTGCTAACTTTAGCTGTCAGTCGAGCAGCTTTGATGTGGTTGGCGAGCAGAAGAGTAATCAAGTCGAAAGTGGCTTCACTGCTAAGCTGAATTCGGATCAGAGCTACACCTCAAGTGCTTGGTTTAAGCCTCAGGCTGAGTTTCCGAGTGCATTTCAGCAGCAGTTAAAATGGTTACCAACTCCCGCAGACCGCGAAGGTAAGTTCCAGTTTAGTTACCAAGGTCGACTCTAA
- the envZ gene encoding two-component system sensor histidine kinase EnvZ — protein sequence MRIRSSFTQSIFIFLTLLIASQVYSYYAVFNYALMPSLQQFNKILGHEINLMLDDSATLEDGLAMDAPLRRRVLEQLGVTVHAEDSPMAEEYYHAVSIDLMSEEMTNELGSPTDVRMMLGEESYVLWMKIDSLPDSLLRIPLSELQEEDFTPLFRNSLIMALLIVAGGWLFIRLQNRPLIALEKAAKGVGRGEIPPPLPEKGASEIRSVTRAFNQMSKGIQALEEDRALLMAGISHDLRTPLTRIRLATEMMSPEDSYLAEGIISDTEECNEIISQFMDYLKPVNKQSFIEVDLNEIANDVASSEGGYEVQIDTELHQPIKETLGSPIAIKRAVSNLVVNAIRYGNGWTKVSTGITADNKLVWVCVEDNGPGIEQSQIAKLFEPFTRGDTARGSEGTGLGLAIVKRIVSQHNGSVIVNNRSGGGLKVQISFPATK from the coding sequence ATGCGCATTCGCAGCTCATTTACTCAATCCATTTTTATCTTTCTGACTCTGCTTATTGCCAGCCAAGTCTATTCTTACTACGCCGTATTTAATTACGCCCTGATGCCGAGCTTGCAGCAGTTCAATAAAATCCTCGGCCACGAAATTAATCTGATGCTGGATGACTCCGCCACCCTAGAAGATGGCTTAGCCATGGATGCGCCGCTGCGTAGGCGTGTATTGGAGCAGCTAGGGGTGACGGTTCATGCTGAAGATAGTCCAATGGCAGAAGAGTATTACCATGCGGTGAGCATCGACCTGATGAGTGAAGAGATGACTAATGAACTTGGCTCACCAACCGATGTTCGTATGATGCTCGGAGAAGAGAGCTACGTGTTGTGGATGAAGATAGATTCCCTACCTGACTCCCTCTTACGCATTCCACTCTCTGAACTGCAAGAAGAGGACTTTACACCACTGTTTCGCAATAGCCTAATCATGGCGTTGTTGATTGTTGCTGGAGGCTGGTTGTTCATCCGTTTGCAAAATCGTCCTCTTATTGCGTTGGAAAAAGCGGCCAAGGGGGTGGGTCGCGGTGAGATTCCACCACCGTTACCTGAAAAAGGCGCTTCGGAAATTCGCTCGGTAACCCGTGCTTTCAACCAGATGTCCAAAGGCATTCAAGCACTAGAGGAAGACAGAGCGCTGCTGATGGCGGGCATTAGCCACGATCTGCGTACACCGTTAACCAGAATTCGTCTTGCGACAGAAATGATGTCCCCTGAAGATAGCTATCTAGCTGAGGGCATTATTAGCGATACTGAAGAGTGCAACGAGATCATCAGCCAATTTATGGACTACCTCAAGCCGGTAAACAAGCAATCTTTTATTGAGGTCGACCTTAACGAAATCGCTAACGATGTCGCTTCATCTGAAGGCGGTTACGAGGTGCAAATTGATACCGAACTCCACCAGCCAATCAAAGAGACCTTAGGCAGCCCAATTGCTATCAAGCGCGCGGTGAGCAATTTAGTCGTCAATGCGATTCGCTATGGTAATGGTTGGACAAAGGTGAGCACTGGCATTACCGCGGATAACAAGTTGGTTTGGGTGTGCGTTGAAGATAATGGACCAGGGATAGAACAGAGCCAGATCGCGAAACTGTTTGAACCCTTCACTCGTGGTGATACCGCGCGAGGAAGCGAAGGAACAGGGCTTGGCTTAGCGATTGTTAAACGCATTGTCAGTCAGCACAATGGTTCAGTGATCGTCAATAATCGCAGTGGTGGTGGCTTAAAAGTACAAATCAGCTTCCCTGCGACAAAGTAA
- the ompR gene encoding osmolarity response regulator transcription factor OmpR: MQENHKILVVDDDARLRALLERYLSEQGFQVRSVANSEQMDRLLTRETFHLMVLDLMLPGEDGLSICRRLRNANSTLPILMLTAKGDEIDRIVGLEVGADDYLPKPFNPRELLARIKAVLRRQTTELPGAPSSEESVVEFGDFRLNLGTREMFRGDEAMPLTSGEFAVLKALVTNAREPMSRDKLMNMARGREYSAMERSIDVQISRLRRMLEVDPSKPRYIQTVWGLGYVFVPDGKEA; this comes from the coding sequence ATGCAAGAAAATCACAAGATCTTAGTTGTTGATGATGATGCACGACTTCGTGCACTACTAGAGCGTTACTTGTCTGAACAAGGATTCCAAGTTCGTAGTGTTGCAAACAGTGAGCAGATGGACCGCCTGCTAACGCGTGAAACTTTCCATTTGATGGTGCTAGACCTGATGTTACCGGGCGAAGATGGGCTGTCGATCTGCCGTCGCCTTCGTAATGCCAACAGCACATTACCGATTCTAATGCTGACCGCCAAAGGTGACGAGATCGATCGTATCGTCGGCCTTGAGGTAGGCGCAGATGACTACTTACCAAAACCGTTTAACCCACGTGAACTATTAGCGCGCATTAAAGCAGTCTTGCGTCGTCAAACGACCGAGCTACCTGGTGCGCCAAGTAGTGAAGAATCGGTGGTTGAGTTTGGTGATTTCCGCTTAAACCTAGGTACGCGTGAAATGTTCCGTGGCGATGAAGCTATGCCGCTCACTTCTGGTGAATTTGCGGTACTGAAAGCTCTCGTGACCAATGCACGCGAGCCAATGTCGCGTGATAAATTAATGAACATGGCCCGCGGCCGTGAATACTCAGCGATGGAGCGTTCGATTGACGTGCAAATCTCTCGTCTGCGTCGTATGCTCGAAGTCGACCCAAGTAAACCTCGCTACATCCAAACGGTATGGGGCTTAGGTTATGTTTTTGTCCCAGACGGCAAAGAAGCGTAA